The following are from one region of the Brienomyrus brachyistius isolate T26 chromosome 13, BBRACH_0.4, whole genome shotgun sequence genome:
- the LOC125706431 gene encoding major intrinsically disordered Notch2-binding receptor 1-like: MDPMPEYSHFLGRILEELDAKHNAMSYQDLCKSLCARFDLVHLVKLRSLLFYTACMDPCFPATLFRDKMRNTSEDQQSRKLMAAADIVTMFNLIQMNSGTAKDRLPIAQRPKFQKNQSFESCRSDSDMYKQSDYSRAYDVSYKPTSRVSPCSKSDFGDCQPFVPASNPSRLLGVSRDFKCRAASLEKLQHLPQYPHSSSPSCDMQSTYFPMEIDSESTTDQESLQLKSGLKNRFPSTAGPFSVHSCVEKRNIFKEDFHNFVAFSPQVITTESKSRDDLSGVFQRKDSQKHAFFNHSFELPYNNPYFDSASPPFQEKKRSKHESLDDLQASTYFGPTTITESVSTRRTLGRHSRPSPWPVKSLSLNTDEGPDFEDTFLNSKRSKECHLHDMGSVESEQNYREVKEDLEGSPSGFSVKSNESKSQDMGPVGNGVIVDHREGVKRFKDKSINCPSIQVGGVDIPLSVSTQTDQSEKRKVKDLPAFSKYGERHSYKLSEEDSEIVSDDISDIFRFLDDMSMSDSLGILQASQYNSIGSLTCAQKSDEDSSPETNAAKLSKAGLKLDRLFQSLENTDGELKASVCKLVLRIGEIEKKLESLSGVRGEISQVLSKLNKLDEKIQEPEVSVRPSESNTANETHPESSSSPGIPRCQPPGNTSGIGGPDWCCSDASGSNTDSLRVKALKKTVCTRRSSRSLAEENGAIETKICSMSNSPRNWRSSCASHVGEDGKEKDRGSKDRHRKSKEAERQCEAHRPSKQAKEPYLVEQVFTPHRFPPAAKFPLRNSPVYAGMRLVDRPEGKRTQPPPWPLEEYKQSSVEKAKLSTLELQTQESLNPNHLEYWMEDIYSPGYDSLLKRKEAEFRRAKACKIGVLIAAAACTVILVIVVPMCTMKS; this comes from the exons ATGGACCCCATGCCGGAGTATTCCcatttcctgggaaggatcctggaggagctggatgcTAAGCACAATGCCATGTCCTACCAGGACCTCTGCAAGTCGCTGTGTGCCAGATTTGACCTGGTCCATCTAGTGAAGCTGCGGAGTCTCCTTTTTTACACTGCCTGCATGGACCCCTGCTTTCCTGCCACCTTGTTCCGGGACAAGATGCGAAACACCTCAGAGGACCAGCAGTCCAGGAAGCTGATGGCAGCAGCCGACATCGTCACCATGTTCAACTTGATCCAGATGAACAGTGGTACTGCAAAAGACAGGCTGCCCATAGCCCAACGCCCCAAGTTTCAAAAGAACCAGTCGTTTGAGTCGTGTCGGTCAGATTCTGACATGTATAAGCAGTCTGACTATAGCAGGGCCTACGACGTGTCGTACAAGCCGACTTCGCGGGTTTCGCCGTGTTCGAAATCGGATTTTGGTGACTGCCAGCCGTTCGTGCCAGCCTCCAACCCGTCCCGTCTCCTGGGGGTCAGCAGGGATTTTAAATGCAGAGCAGCCTCACTGGAGAAGCTTCAGCATCTCCCACAGTACccacacagcagctcgccgtccTGCGACATGCAGAGCACCTACTTTCCAATGGAGATAGACAGCGAATCCACCACCGATCAAGAGTCTTTGCAGCTAAAGTCCGGGCTAAAAAACAGGTTTCCCTCAACAGCCGGACCATTTTCTGTGCACTCCTGTGTGGAGAAGAGAAATATCTTTAAGGAGGACTTCCACAATTTCGTGGCCTTCTCTCCCCAAGTGATCACCACGGAATCCAAGTCCAGGGATGACTTGAGCGGGGTGTTCCAGCGTAAGGACTCACAGAAACATGCCTTCTTCAATCACAGCTTTGAGCTGCCTTATAATAACCCTTATTTTGATTCAGCAAGTCCCCCTTTCCAAGAAAAGAAACGGTCGAAGCACGAAAGTCTGGATGACCTACAGGCTTCCACCTATTTTGGGCCAACGACCATCACAGAGAGTGTAAGCACCAGGAGGACACTGGGGCGACACAGCAGGCCATCCCCCTGGCCTGTGAAGAGCCTGAGCCTGAATACAGATGAGGGACCAGATTTTGAAGACACTTTTCTAAATTCCAAGCGGTCTAAAGAATGCCATCTCCATGACATGGGCAGTGTGGAGAGTGAGCAGAACTACCGAGAAGTCAAAGAGGATTTGGAAGGTTCCCCATCGGGATTTAGTGTAAAGTCTAATGAATCGAAGTCACAGGACATGGGACCTGTGGGTAATGGAGTGATTGTAGACCACAGAGAAGGTGTGAAGAGATTTAAAGACAAAAGCATCAACTgtccctctatccaggtagGTGGCGTAGACATTCCCCTGAGCGTGAGCACACAGACTGATCAATCTGAAAAGAGGAAGGTTAAAGACCTCCCTGCCTTCAGCAAATATGGGGAAAGACATTCATATAAGCTCTCTGAAGAGGACTCTGAGATTGTCAGTGATGACATCAGTGACATCTTCCGCTTTCTGGATGACATGAGCATGTCTGACTCTCTGGGAATCCTTCAAGCATCACAGTACAATAGCATCGGATCCCTCACTTGTGCCCAGAAGTCAGATGAAGACAGTTCTCCAGAGACTAATGCTGCAAAGCTCAGCAAAGCAGGTCTCAAGCTTGACCGTCTCTTCCAGTCACTGGAGAACACCGATGGAGAGTTGAAGGCCAGCGTTTGTAAGCTGGTCCTCCGGATTGGAGAGATCGAGAAGAAGCTGGAGTCCCTGTCCGGGGTACGTGGGGAGATCTCTCAGGTTCTGTCCAAACTGAACAAGCTGGATGAAAAGATACAGGAGCCAGAGGTCAGTGTCAGGCCAAGTGAGTCAAACACAGCCAATGAGACTCACCCAGAGAGCAGCTCTTCTCCTGGCATTCCTCGGTGCCAGCCCCCTGGAAACACCAGTGGAATTGGTGGTCCAGACTGGTGCTGCTCGGACGCCAGTGGCAGCAATACTGACAGTCTGCGAGTCAAAGCCCTAAAAAAGACTGTTTGCACCAGGAGGTCATCGAGATCCTTGGCTGAAGAAAATGGAGCCATCGAGACGAAGATCTGTAGCATGTCCAACTCCCCTAGGAATTGGAGGTCCTCTTGTGCCAGTCACGTTGGAGAAGATGGAAAGGAGAAGGATCGTGGTAGCAAGGACCGCCACCGAAAATCCAAAGAG GCGGAGCGGCAGTGCGAAGCCCACCGGCCGTCCAAGCAGGCGAAGGAGCCATACCTGGTGGAGCAGGTGTTCACTCCTCACCGCTTCCCGCCAGCGGCCAAGTTTCCCCTGAGGAACAGCCCCGTTTATGCGGGCATGCGGCTCGTCGACCGGCCGGAGGGCAAGAGGACGCAGCCGCCTCCCTGGCCGCTGGAGGAGTACAAGCAGAGTTCTGTGGAAAAGGCCAAGCTCAGCACGTTGGAACTGCAG ACACAGGAGTCCTTGAATCCCAACCACCTGGAGTACTGGATGGAGGACATTTACTCACCGGGCTACGATTCGCTGCTGAAGCGCAAGGAGGCGGAGTTCCGGAGAGCCAAGGCCTGCAAGATAGGCGTGCTGATTGCAGCGGCTGCCTGCACTGTGATCCTGGTCATCGTGGTGCCCATGTGCACCATGAAGTCATGA